The Bradyrhizobium ottawaense genome window below encodes:
- a CDS encoding Tex family protein encodes MANINQKIAQELGVRAEQVEATVTLLDGGATVPFIARYRKEATGALDDAQLRTLEERLGYLRELEDRRKAILESVREQGKLDAALEASILAADSKARLEDIYLPFKPKRRTKAEIAKEAGLEPLANQLMAEPTNDPKVVAEGFINAEKGVADAAAALDGARAILVERFDEDADLIGALREEMWTNARMASKVRDGKKTEGEKFADYFEFSEPLTKLPSHRILAMFRGEKEEILDLQIQAEAEAPPPGVPSAYELKIMKRFGIADLKRAGDRWLIDTVRWAWRTKIQVHLNIDLRMRLWNAAETEAVRVFASNLRDLLLAAPAGTRVTMGLDPGYRTGVKVAVTDATGKVVDTAVIYPHEPQRQWNESLAILGKLALKHRVELIAIGNGTASRETDKLAGDLVKGLAELKMTKIVVSEAGASVYSASAFASEELPGLDVTLRGAVSIARRLQDPLAELVKIEPKAIGVGQYQHDLGQAKLAKSLDAVVEDCVNAVGVDVNTASAPLLARVSGVGSGLAQSIVAHRDANGPFKSRKALKDVPRLGPKAFEQCAGFLRILGGEDPLDASGVHPEAYPVVRRILSATKSDIKALIGSSEIVRTLKPKDFVDETFGLPTVTDILKELEKPGRDPRPAFKAAVFKEGVEEIKHLQKGMILEGTVTNVAAFGAFVDIGVHQDGLVHISAMSKTYIKDPREVVKPGDIVKVKVLDFEVARKRISLTLRLDDEVGAKKDAPGMQRDNSSRNPSRMTSSAPRKQESSGGGALAEALRRAAEKNNGKRA; translated from the coding sequence GTGGCAAATATCAACCAGAAAATTGCGCAGGAGCTTGGGGTTCGGGCGGAGCAGGTCGAGGCGACGGTGACGCTGCTCGATGGCGGCGCCACGGTTCCCTTCATCGCCCGCTACCGCAAGGAAGCGACCGGTGCGCTCGACGACGCGCAATTGCGCACCCTGGAGGAGCGCCTGGGTTACCTGCGCGAGCTCGAGGACCGCCGCAAGGCCATCCTCGAATCAGTCCGCGAGCAGGGCAAGCTCGATGCCGCGCTCGAGGCCTCCATTCTCGCCGCCGACAGCAAGGCCCGTCTCGAAGACATCTATCTGCCGTTCAAGCCGAAGCGCCGCACCAAGGCGGAGATCGCCAAGGAGGCCGGCCTCGAGCCGCTCGCCAACCAGCTGATGGCGGAGCCGACCAACGATCCGAAGGTCGTGGCCGAAGGCTTCATCAACGCCGAGAAGGGCGTTGCGGATGCCGCCGCCGCGCTGGATGGTGCCCGCGCCATCCTGGTCGAACGCTTCGACGAGGACGCCGATCTGATCGGCGCGCTTCGCGAGGAAATGTGGACCAATGCGCGCATGGCCTCCAAGGTGCGCGACGGCAAGAAGACCGAGGGCGAGAAGTTCGCCGACTATTTCGAGTTCTCCGAGCCGCTGACCAAGCTGCCCTCGCACCGCATCCTCGCGATGTTCCGCGGCGAGAAGGAGGAGATCCTCGACCTGCAGATCCAGGCCGAGGCCGAGGCGCCGCCGCCGGGCGTGCCCAGCGCCTATGAACTGAAGATCATGAAGCGGTTCGGCATCGCCGACCTCAAGCGCGCCGGCGACCGCTGGCTGATCGACACCGTGCGCTGGGCCTGGCGCACCAAGATTCAGGTCCATCTCAATATCGACCTGCGCATGCGGCTGTGGAACGCCGCCGAGACCGAGGCCGTGCGCGTGTTCGCCTCCAATTTGCGCGATCTCCTGCTGGCCGCGCCGGCCGGCACCCGCGTCACCATGGGGCTCGATCCCGGCTACCGCACCGGCGTCAAGGTCGCCGTCACCGATGCGACCGGCAAGGTGGTCGATACCGCCGTGATCTATCCGCACGAGCCGCAGCGGCAGTGGAACGAGTCGCTCGCGATCCTCGGCAAGCTCGCACTGAAGCATCGTGTCGAGCTGATCGCGATCGGCAACGGCACCGCCTCGCGCGAGACCGACAAGCTCGCAGGCGATCTCGTCAAGGGCCTGGCCGAGCTGAAGATGACCAAGATCGTGGTGTCGGAAGCCGGCGCGTCGGTCTATTCGGCCTCGGCTTTCGCCTCGGAGGAATTGCCCGGTCTCGACGTCACCCTGCGCGGCGCGGTCTCGATCGCGCGGCGTCTGCAGGATCCGCTCGCCGAGCTCGTCAAGATCGAGCCCAAGGCGATCGGCGTCGGCCAGTATCAGCACGATCTCGGCCAGGCCAAGCTCGCAAAATCGCTCGACGCCGTGGTCGAGGACTGCGTGAACGCCGTCGGTGTCGACGTCAACACCGCGTCCGCACCGCTGCTTGCCCGCGTGTCGGGCGTCGGCTCCGGTCTGGCGCAGAGCATCGTGGCCCACCGTGACGCCAACGGCCCGTTCAAGTCGCGCAAGGCGCTGAAGGACGTGCCGCGGCTCGGGCCGAAGGCGTTCGAGCAGTGCGCCGGCTTCCTGCGCATCCTCGGCGGCGAGGACCCGCTCGACGCGTCCGGCGTGCATCCGGAAGCTTATCCGGTGGTGCGCCGGATCCTCAGCGCCACCAAGAGCGACATCAAGGCGCTGATCGGCAGCAGCGAGATCGTGCGCACCTTGAAGCCGAAGGATTTCGTCGACGAGACCTTCGGTCTGCCGACCGTCACCGACATCTTGAAGGAATTGGAAAAGCCCGGCCGCGATCCGCGTCCGGCGTTCAAGGCCGCCGTGTTCAAGGAAGGCGTCGAGGAGATCAAGCATCTCCAGAAGGGCATGATCCTCGAGGGCACCGTGACCAACGTCGCCGCGTTCGGCGCCTTCGTCGACATCGGCGTGCACCAGGACGGCCTCGTGCACATCTCCGCGATGTCCAAGACCTACATCAAGGATCCGCGCGAGGTGGTGAAGCCCGGCGACATCGTCAAGGTCAAGGTGCTGGACTTCGAGGTCGCGCGAAAGCGCATCTCGCTGACCTTGCGCCTCGACGACGAGGTCGGCGCCAAGAAGGACGCCCCCGGCATGCAGCGCGACAACAGCTCGCGCAACCCTTCCCGCATGACGTCGTCCGCACCGCGCAAGCAGGAATCGTCCGGCGGCGGTGCGCTCGCCGAAGCCCTGCGCCGCGCGGCGGAGAAGAACAACGGCAAGCGGGCGTGA
- a CDS encoding response regulator transcription factor, producing the protein MTGGHRRILVVEDDPETAGQLVEELTTSGYDVDLAANGREALSHGAARDYAVITIDRMLPDIDGISVMRQLRDDGVAAPFLIISALGEVDDRVRGLRAGGDDYLVKPFSFTELLARLEALGRRSETIAKETLLRVGDLAIDLIARNASRRGRKIPLLPREFQLLEYLVRNEGRVVSRAMLLQHVWDLHFDPSTNIIDVYVGRVRRKVDDAQAYPLIHTIRGIGYCLRAPG; encoded by the coding sequence ATGACCGGAGGTCACCGTCGCATCCTGGTCGTCGAGGACGATCCGGAAACCGCAGGCCAGCTCGTCGAGGAATTGACGACCTCCGGCTACGACGTCGATCTCGCAGCCAACGGCCGTGAAGCCCTGAGCCACGGCGCCGCGCGCGACTATGCCGTGATCACGATCGACCGCATGTTGCCCGATATCGACGGCATCAGCGTGATGCGGCAATTGCGCGACGACGGCGTCGCCGCGCCGTTCCTGATCATCTCCGCGCTCGGCGAGGTCGATGATCGCGTCCGCGGCCTGCGCGCCGGCGGCGACGATTATCTCGTCAAGCCGTTCTCCTTCACCGAATTGCTGGCGCGGCTGGAGGCGCTCGGCCGCCGCAGCGAGACCATCGCCAAGGAGACGCTGCTGCGGGTCGGCGATCTCGCCATCGACCTGATCGCACGCAACGCCAGCCGCCGCGGCCGCAAGATCCCGCTGCTGCCGCGCGAATTCCAGCTGCTCGAATATCTCGTCCGCAACGAGGGCCGCGTCGTCTCCCGCGCGATGCTGCTCCAGCACGTCTGGGACTTGCATTTCGATCCCTCCACCAACATCATCGACGTCTATGTCGGTCGCGTCCGCCGCAAGGTCGACGATGCCCAGGCCTATCCGCTGATTCATACCATACGCGGCATCGGATATTGCCTCCGTGCTCCTGGTTAA